From Solanum lycopersicum chromosome 8, SLM_r2.1, the proteins below share one genomic window:
- the LOC112941978 gene encoding uncharacterized protein isoform X1 has translation MCLHLIIHFRIINQTRLFAKLHLFLFIAMPLLLNSASCAMKKGLLVTGCGKSPVQKLSDTIISSLLDALKKESKVQIQARLLEAFNKSIQVPGSCLSKNQAAKFVDGISKVLSRCSYRKTEREKRAKEHTGSREQELLKEEAEQHLTICRNIGICLGTMVKKLKASFLPNFDKFLPYVSLM, from the exons ATGTGTCTTCATCTTATCATTCATTTCCGCATTATAAACCAAACCCGATTGTTTGCTAAATTGcatttattcctttttataGCAATGCCGTTACTGTTAAATTCAGCTTCTTGTGCTATGAAGAAAGGGCTACTTGTAACAGGTTGTGGCAAGTCCCCAGTTCAAAAGCTATCTGACACTATTATCTCGTCTTTGCTTGATGCATTAAAAAAG GAGTCAAAGGTACAAATTCAAGCAAGATTATTGGAGGCGTTCAACAAAAGCATTCAG GTTCCGGGTTCATGTCTAAGTAAAAACCAAGCTGCAAAATTTGTTGATGGCATATCAAAGGTTCTCTCCAGATGCTCATACCGCAaaacagaaagagagaaacgagcTAAAGAACACACAGGTTCAAGGGAGCAGGAGCTACTTAAGGAAGAAGCTGAGCAACACTTAACTATATGTAGAAAT ATTGGCATTTGCCTCGGAACTATGGTGAAAAAACTAAAGGCATCATTCTTGCCAAATTTTGACAAGTTTTTGCCTTATGTATCACTTATGTAG
- the LOC112941978 gene encoding uncharacterized protein isoform X2, translating to MVFPGILGHLKTAMENPNATHPDNIMAYEAAVSTCGKLNQFVSEGISYEYILLWLNHLPITCDLDEAKISHELLCSMMETSEQKVIGPNGSYIPIIIAIFAEVLWAGNNLATEETRTRIINLLKKFKREVEPLVLSKIFQTLPLTHQNMLRIVL from the exons ATGGTGTTTCCAGGAATACTCGGTCATTTAAAAACTGCAATGGAGAATCCTAATGCAACACACCCCGATAACATCATGGCTTACGAGGCTGCTGTTTCTACCTGTGGGAAGTTAAACCAGTTTGTCTCAGAAGGCATCTCCTATGAG TACATCCTGCTCTGGCTTAACCACTTACCAATAACATGTGATCTTGATGAGGCTAAAATCAGTCACGAACTGCTTTGTTCAATGATGGAGAC GTCAGAGCAGAAAGTTATTGGCCCTAACGGATCTTATATACCGATTATAATAGCAATTTTTGCTGAG GTTTTATGGGCAGGGAACAATTTGGCCACAGAAGAAACTAGGACGCGAATTATCAATCTATTGAAGAAGTTCAAAAGAGAAGTGGAGCCTCTTGTGTTGTCcaaaatatttcaaacattACCTTTAACACATCAAAACATGTTACGCATTGTCTTATAA
- the LOC112941978 gene encoding uncharacterized protein isoform X3: MENPNATHPDNIMAYEAAVSTCGKLNQFVSEGISYEYILLWLNHLPITCDLDEAKISHELLCSMMETSEQKVIGPNGSYIPIIIAIFAEVLWAGNNLATEETRTRIINLLKKFKREVEPLVLSKIFQTLPLTHQNMLRIVL, from the exons ATGGAGAATCCTAATGCAACACACCCCGATAACATCATGGCTTACGAGGCTGCTGTTTCTACCTGTGGGAAGTTAAACCAGTTTGTCTCAGAAGGCATCTCCTATGAG TACATCCTGCTCTGGCTTAACCACTTACCAATAACATGTGATCTTGATGAGGCTAAAATCAGTCACGAACTGCTTTGTTCAATGATGGAGAC GTCAGAGCAGAAAGTTATTGGCCCTAACGGATCTTATATACCGATTATAATAGCAATTTTTGCTGAG GTTTTATGGGCAGGGAACAATTTGGCCACAGAAGAAACTAGGACGCGAATTATCAATCTATTGAAGAAGTTCAAAAGAGAAGTGGAGCCTCTTGTGTTGTCcaaaatatttcaaacattACCTTTAACACATCAAAACATGTTACGCATTGTCTTATAA
- the LOC101244981 gene encoding 14 kDa proline-rich protein DC2.15 has translation MASKHISLTIFLCFNLFFALVSSCGTCPKPKPKPKPSCPPPPYYPKETCPIDTLKLGVCADVLGLVNVVVGSPPVTPCCTLLSGLANAEAALCLCTALKANILGINLNLPISLSLLLNVCSKEAPAGFQCS, from the coding sequence ATGGCTTCCAAACACATTTCCCTTACTATTTTCCTTTGCTTTAACCTTTTCTTTGCCTTAGTTTCTAGTTGTGGCACTTGTCCTAAACCtaaaccaaaaccaaaacccTCATGTCCACCACCACCTTATTACCCTAAAGAAACTTGTCCAATTGATACACTTAAATTAGGTGTTTGTGCTGATGTTCTTGGATTAGTAAATGTTGTTGTTGGCTCACCACCAGTAACTCCTTGTTGTACTCTTCTATCTGGACTTGCTAATGCTGAAGCTGCTCTTTGTCTTTGTACTGCTCTTAAGGCTAATATTTTGGGAATTAACCTTAATCTCCCTATTTCACTTAGTTTGCTTCTTAATGTTTGCTCTAAAGAAGCTCCTGCTGGCTTTCAATgctcttaa